Below is a window of Camelina sativa cultivar DH55 chromosome 11, Cs, whole genome shotgun sequence DNA.
atttTAGGAatggtaaacaagtttttaaagcctcccagacatagcaaaccgaccgtcggatatgatAGGCTCACGCGCCTAGTAAGAGGACGTGAGGTCCATTAAAAAGATGGGCCTATGGGCCATGAGTGGACATGGGATctactaagaggtggcggtcggaaCGTTACAATTATCAAACATTTCATTTATTTGAATGAAAACTTACCTATAATATacctaaattaaaataaatatatctgtTTTCATAGAGGCGgaattgaaataaatatataatacaaataatCATCAATTTGTAGACAAACTATctacatatacatttttggagacatttataaaataaatcctgaagttgacACTGATTTACAGGTATGTCATTggcattaaataattaattcaataaacaaattaactttacttatattcgtttttttttagaaactaagtattttaaaaggtaacaaacataattgtaaatgtatacagattttatttgcTTATTTTATAAGTAGGTGAGTGAAGAactattgttctttaaaaatttgaaaaactgatttgataaaaagtgatttttagcctcacatactatattttactttcacgagTTTCGTATGAtaagtttttgcggattaaaattttttgaacatgttgtgtgatccgcctagcatgccggatttggactatagaaccaacacaaaaactattaatttatttattttattttgttttttgtcaacaaaagaaatcagcTCAAATGAGCCAATCTGTGggtaaattgtttacaaacaaaataggATGGGGATTGGAACGCGCtcggcgtgccaaagaatccgctcgtacattagcatttctagaaacctgaaccaaagaaaaagaagaaaactcctccctgtcaATCTTGATATCGTCTAGGTATGTTGCAAAGGCTGGCCAATcctgaactacaaaatattacatatactacaacacattcttaatattcaaaaaaaaaaatgtatacacataaaaaattacactaacataccatatatatGCACATACCCTCTATTTAATTAcggaaaacaaaactaagtgttttaaaattttatattctatttaataataaatttaatgtaattaggttataaactgtataaaacataagaagaagaaaaaacattataaacaaaattataaattaattagataaaaattaattaattgggaatttgaaaactaaataaatttaaaattattatttataataatttaatttataatttagtcccgcggtgtaccgcaggtgAAAACCTAGTATTCTATATTAAACAACCTAAACTTATTAAACGTTTTGGCAATCAgaatatattctatatatatatatatatagttaatccaatataaaatttctccaaaatataattttaatatatattttttagtaattCTAAACACAACCATGAATATCAAATTTACTAAAAGTTACAACCATtcataaaataaaccaaaattttaatggttcatcaaataaactaaattttcaGGGTTTACTTAATAAGTTTCCAACAattaagttaaataaatttttagtaattaaaaaaactaaaaataataatttacgaAGAGTTTACCCGAGTGATGTGATCTTAAATAGGAAGTATACCAAATGTTGAAATGGTTCGTCAAATAAGGATATAAGGTTACAATGCTTCATAAATAAACTAACATTTCCAGTAATTCATCAAATAAATATTGCAATGGTTCAATTAAAcggttaaaataatttatttaaatttcataatttatgaACAGTTATATTTAGAAATTGGATATAATTAAATGTTACAACGatttctaaaataaatcaaaattgtaaTGGATTTCTCAGAGTGATGAAAAATCATTTTAACATCACAATCAATGTTAAAACTGTGCATGTTGAGAGTATAGAGTAGAGAATGacattgaaaattaaattttaaattatttaagttcattatcttttaaaaattaatgttgaattttttattaatagatattattttatgaaatgatACGAGAAAAAATACACAATTGTTCTttgtatttattcagattgttattatcatatagattaattatatattcttaatatatttctattttttaagaataaacaTAATCCTATTCTTTGTAGAATTACACTAGtaacttaaaaaacttaaaattagtATCTAATCTTATAAATTAGCATATGCTTTTAAGTCGCTTAGTACTTTGGTTTCACTACCTTTTAATTAACTTGTGGaagattattaataattatttatcaaaaagtAGAGTGTTGAGAACTTGAGCTTCAAATTACTAATTAGATTTAGACACATCAcacatttactatttatttgCGAAAGATACACCCATTTACACGTGTTCTCTCCAAAAATTATTGAATCGTTGAGATGTCAAAACTGTGACAAGACactgttttgttgttttattgaACATCAATTTATTTCGATtacatctatactaataaaGATCCATTCGtgtgaactatatatatatatgcttaagtTTTTTGATTGGGGGAAGTGAAAGCATTAACTTTGGTATGTGTGCATGTTTCTTGGTCTCTAGCAGTAGACATAATATTCTTCTAATGTTTTGAAGATTCAAATGAGCGACTAAACTGCTACAAGTAGAAACACATTAACTACGATCACACTAGAGAAAATGTCTCTGTCTCATTTCCAAGCACACGAGGCTACCAAATCTCTATGCATCCAACCAAGATACAAGgctccatctctttcttctaGCCTGTACTTGTTCGAGTAGGTCCTGAGCAGACTTTTAATGGTTGAATTCACCAGGGGACTCAAAGGGTAAGAAGTGAAACCCGCCATCTCAAAACGTGACTTCCATTTCCCTAAGAGCTCGTGCCGCTCAATCCGATCAGCTCCTTCACATGCGATGATGTTCACGACATCTCTTGCTAGACAATGTTGCTCCACATTAATCCTCTGTTTGTGATCTCTTGGGAGAGTCACATCAATCGACTCGAACATCGCGGCATAGTAGTTCATTGTCTCCATGAACCTCGGGAAGAAGGCGGccgtgtttgtgtttgattcttgTTCCACAAGAGTCACAACCTTGGGAGATAAGCTCTTCACCATTCTCAGTAACCGGTCCCTGCAAACAAAATATACTCAACTCAGTCAAgggacaaaacaaaagaatcatccTATATAtgttcaaacaaatttatatacaaaaactaATACTGTACCGTACGTACCGGTGATTCTCAGTGCTCACGCTTTCGTCAGGCATATGATGAAGAACAAAGGCAAAGTTGACGGCTAGAGCTTCCCCTGGCCGGACTCCGAGATTCTTAGGTTTAACCTCGGCCGCTGACACCGATACAGGGTTGAACTCAAATGGAACGTTGAACTGCTTAGCAAGCTTGGCGAGTCTGTTTCCGACAATGCTTAGGCCACCTCCGCGAGCATATGCTGAAGTCGTATCGTCAATACCCGTTATCCGAATCCGCGGAGGCCCACCGGGCCTAGCTGCAAATGCCTGGATAAGAGTGACCCATTGACTCCCTTGACCGATTTGAAAATCGATAATGTGAACTCTGTTTTCTTCcttcatggcttcagcaatggcACCATTTGCTGACATGTATCCGAACTTGAAGTAAGGGCAAACCTCATAGAGAATATGCATGTAAGAGAGAAGCTCGGTGCTAGCCGGTTCAGGGCACCTGTTAAGTGATTTGTAAATGGAACTACCCGATGAAGCTAACTGCGCCACTAGACCTTCCAGTAAATAAGCTCCCAACCGTTGGATAGGCTCTCCAGAAACCGAGACCATCTGGcgcagcttctccatcatcgaATTAGCCATCATAAGATCGTTTTCAGACATAGCTTTTGCACATGAAACAAGATCAGCTCTCAGATCCCGCCTCGAGATGGCCTCAAGAGTTGATCTCCAACTGTTAATCTCTTGACACGCCGTGGAATCAAAGGAGTCCGTACCATCAACGACTAAGTCCAACGAGTCCGGACCCATCATGACCGTCTCTATCTCcttaatcttgtgtttgaagTCATTCAAATCATCCGTCACACAAGATCCACATGTATCCTCATATGTAGCAGTAGACGACAGAGCATTATACGCAGGAGAGTCAGGAGATGGCTCGAGGGTACAAAACCGTTTACGAGAGTTGTTAACCGGTAAGTACCTCAGCTTCCCAGAAGGGTTGGGCTCAAAAGAGTAAGCCTCAATCTCTTGTCTAGGCTGCTTGTACATTTCTTCTAGTCACACCTAAAAATGATCTGCACAACTACAAGTACAGAAACATCAAACCCTTTGACTCATCTCAAACCCATCCTAGACAAGCTAGCTCTAAAATGACCTAACGTAGATTTGTAACTCAGATCAACCCAATTCATCTACACATTCATAACTCAATTCTTACtcataaacaaatcaaatctacGTACTGATAAAAAACACAGAGATCAAGAATCTAACAAGAGAAGCAAATTACCTTTTGAGGGCAAATTAAAGCAAACATAACctccaaaatcaaagaatttTCATTACAGGATCAAGAGAGAAAGATGATTTAAGAAGTAATATGATCATAGTCATAAGagatattagaagaaaaaaagaaaaaaaaaagacttctaAACTTAAGGAATCAAAGATCAAACAGAACTGTtctaagtgaaaaaaaaaatccaaattgaGTAGTACCCACCTGACTTTTTATCCTGAGATGAGAAACCTTAAAATAGTGAATGTTATTGAAGTTCCATGTGAaccagaggaagagagagagagagggagggagagagtTGTCGGAGACAAGGCACATGGGAATGGCTCGAAAGACAAAACAGAAGTCTCACTCTTTTattacgagagagagagagagagaaaagaaggaacAGAATCTAAAACACGGCGTGTGATTTACGATTATACCACTCAAGCATGTCGCTCCCACCACCACATATATCACTACAATTATGTAAGATACATGTCCCCGATCCATTATTTGTCTCAATCTAGTTTTCAACTTTCACTATCTCTGATcttagtttaagaaaaaaaggtatattaaaccaaaaaaaatatattattctatatGCGTGAATACGGACGGTGAATAAAATTCGCAGTAGGCCAAACCACATATTTATAAATaggcaaagcaaaaaaaaaaaaactagttggcGTTTAGTAGATGTAGCAAGACAAGACGAGAACaccaaaggaaacaaaaaatcaaagtcAAAGAATGTTGACCGGGGTAGAGAAAGAAGACTATTACAATGCTGAATTCAAATGTTGTGATTTCATGCCACCCAACTATTGAAACAAAAGCAAGAGCTAATTAagttaatttttattggtttcaGGCGTATGCAAAAAGTTctcaaacaatttattttaaaaaaaattttataattacattttaatgatcgaacataaccaaaaaaaagctcGTAAGTATTTAGAAacattttatatcataaaaataaaaattttacaataaaaacaatatattggtCAAAACTATTTGAAGCTGAAATTTTGGCTGATAAGAGGAATTAAGACTCCAAATTAAAagtgaagtttaaatattaagATATCAATTTAATGATcgatttttttcattaattcgaaaaaaaaatttacaaaaaaatccaTATATACATGGATCAAAAATTATTGAACCAAATCTTTTTATTGATACAAAAGTATTTAATGCTGAAatttttgttgatgataggaaTTCAGATTCCAAATCCAAAGTGAAGATTAAATTTTGCAAAGcaccaacaaagaaaaaaaaaataagaaaagaaaattatagattattatcatcttttacctttactctctctttttttgtaagTGAATGTTGTGTCACTGTGACCCCACAACACAACTCCCCCTTGCTcttctttatttcatttttgttctttttgacaACTCTCCCAttataattaatactataatATAACTTTTAGCAAAATATAGAGATCGAATGTgcttaaaatcatatatttatgaaatcatTATATTTGTCGTTTTCTTCAACATCATACATACAATGATCCATGTACCGTATCACTTGTAAACTAAAGAGAAATGAATCCACTTTTTTCCATTGTTCAATTCTTGTAAACCTGACTCTATCGGCCACTTCTTCAACTAGGTAACTTTTCTGGTGATGGAGTGCAGCAAGTAATTTAAAGTATATCTAAATCTGATATAGTAATGATTAAAATCTATCCACACATTTTTATATCACATTACCAAATATCTTTTCCGTTACTCCAAaagtaattttataaattaaataataattcgAGCACATTTATATTCGTAGCACCAAAACATGTCTTAAATGGAACTCAAATTAGAGTTGATGTtctgaaaatattaaagagTTAATTTGCTAACTACTACTTATGAAAACTGCTCAAATTCTATCTAGTAACTAGGAGATAAAAAGTAGTCCGATTCAATGAGTAAGATGTTTCTGTAAATTAAAATGAAAGGTGTTCCCCGAGATCAAATCCCAAGAGAGAATATGCatactttttggtttctttgtttcaaCACACAGTTGATTGAATGGCCCCTGACACCGAGCATATGTGAACGCTCATACACCGAGCATATGTGAACGATTACTagcaaaacatatttattttaaactaattaaagataggttaataactttttttttttttgacattacaTTAATAAAATCACTTTAAAGAATAAAACGTTTATGCAATGTggtgatttaatttgtttaaaaaaaaactacttataGATACTTAGATAGGTGTTTTTAAATGAAAACATGTTAATCTAACTAACATATTAtttgtaaggtttttttttttttttttttttttttNNNNNNNNNNNNNNNNNNNNNNNNNNNNNNNNNNNNNNNNNNNNNNNNNNNNNNNNNNNNNNNNNNNNNNNNNNNNNNNNNNNNNNNNNNNNNNNNNNNNNNNNNNNNNNNNNNNNNNNNNNNNNNNNNNNNNNNNNNNNNNNNNNNNtttttttttttttttttttttttgtcaaaccggAGATTTCATTAAATCACGTGGTACAAATTGGGAAGGAGAGTAGAGCCGATTTAGCTACCTCATCGGctcttttattgttttctctcttaacaAATTGGATGTTAcagaaatcaaaatctaaagACAAACGTAGGATGTCGTGTTGAATCCGTAGAGTTCCTTTGAGAAGGGCTATGAGTTGAGTGCTTTGATCAGCTGTTGCGAATCTGAAGCAAAAGAAATGTTTTCGATCCCGAAGTCGAGGGCGTGCTGGATAGCAGAGAAAAGAGCCAGGGCTTCTGCCAATAGAGGGGTACTCACATTTTTTGCCACTGTTTGGCCCTGTTTCTCCGAATTCGATAGACAATCGAAGAAGATCCATCCCGATCC
It encodes the following:
- the LOC109124724 gene encoding scarecrow-like transcription factor PAT1 → MYKQPRQEIEAYSFEPNPSGKLRYLPVNNSRKRFCTLEPSPDSPAYNALSSTATYEDTCGSCVTDDLNDFKHKIKEIETVMMGPDSLDLVVDGTDSFDSTACQEINSWRSTLEAISRRDLRADLVSCAKAMSENDLMMANSMMEKLRQMVSVSGEPIQRLGAYLLEGLVAQLASSGSSIYKSLNRCPEPASTELLSYMHILYEVCPYFKFGYMSANGAIAEAMKEENRVHIIDFQIGQGSQWVTLIQAFAARPGGPPRIRITGIDDTTSAYARGGGLSIVGNRLAKLAKQFNVPFEFNPVSVSAAEVKPKNLGVRPGEALAVNFAFVLHHMPDESVSTENHRDRLLRMVKSLSPKVVTLVEQESNTNTAAFFPRFMETMNYYAAMFESIDVTLPRDHKQRINVEQHCLARDVVNIIACEGADRIERHELLGKWKSRFEMAGFTSYPLSPLVNSTIKSLLRTYSNKYRLEERDGALYLGWMHRDLVASCAWK